The nucleotide sequence TGTCTGGGCACCTGGTAGGGTGGCGTCTGTCAGGCGTGACCTAAGCATAGCCCCCATGCCTAGCCCCCCTCGTGATACCCTTCCAAGGAGAAGCTGTGAGCGTCATGAGCTGAAaagctccctgaggttggtgcgaccgctgggggccgccctcagttgtttataacTAGCGCGGAGCATAGAGCTACCACACTTGCGCGGAGTGTGGGCATAACCGCTCCTCGGTTGTATCGGCCAGCGCGGAGCTTGGTGCTTCCACTGGTTCGTGGGCACAACCGCTCCTCGGTCTTGCCAGCGTGGAGCTAAGCACTTCCACTGGATCGTGGGAGTGGAGCCTCCCACCGGGAGAGACTCCCAGGCATGTACAGCCCGTccggacacgtggcttgcatggacGGATAGCCAGGGTGTATATGGGCCCTCCTCAGGACGAGCTGAACGACTCTGAGGAAGTTCTCGCAAGCTTACGCATCACTCACGAGACCCTACCCTGAGGCGGGTTGCGCCTAAGTCTTCTTCTGCAAAATGTGAAAAGAGATGGGTTGCCTAGACCTGTGCCGAATGCATCTCCAGAGGGCATTGCATGAGAAGGCCgcggcaccaacgaccccaggaggtgacgttaGCGGGACCGGCCCGTaagacagagctcagccgctggatttatcgatgctgcagggacggacccgagcacagacgcggtgcccagtcttctcatgctaTAGTCCAAAAAGATAAAAAACGGCGCGCGGTTCCCGCAGGAGCGAGGCACCTGCCACGGGCCCCTACTTACCCACCAACAATTAGCCCATGTGAGagcaaggcaccaaggaccacggGAGGTGACGTCACAGGAATGGCTCGCGAGACAGAGCTCAGCCCTTGGGTTTAGCGACACTGCAGGGaccccgagcacagacgccgtgccagtccttaataaTGGGGCGGTCGCAGGTGGGCTCACAAGGGCTCATGACCTTAGTGGCAGTGAGGGTGCCAACCATATAGATAATGTGAAAGGAAGCAACCAGTACTGATTCATGCGCAAAAAGAGACAGTTGTGGGGGTAAGCCCCCAGCAGCTcgaggatgatgcagcccgaggggcgccctcgaCGGAATACCTGAGACATCACCTGGTACTTGCCGCTGAAGATGAGTTGGGGTAGCTGGAGATGCGAGCCATGCAGGTTGCTCCTGAGGAGAGCCGAGCTCCCAAGGCCCAGGGGCTCCAGAGGCCCTCAGCGGTCGCAGGGGTCCTGGTCCTGCTCCGTCAGAACCGCCTGCCGCTGAGCCTCCTGAGCCCCCACGGCTTGTTGTACGAAGTGCTGGTATGTGGCGGCCGCGTTGCGGAGACCAGAGGGGAAGGCCCTCCTCAAGCCGACCGCCATTGGCTGGAAGAGGCCCTGGGCGGCAGCCCTGTTGAGGctcgggatgtcgatgcagacacgaaATTGGTTGCTTGGGTCTTGAGTACGTGGTTAAGGTTCCTTGGTAGCTTGGTCGATGGGGTCTTGAGCCCCCAGCATTATGAGGCTCACGCTGGGCTCATGACGACGCACGGTGGGGCGCGCCCGGGAGTGGTGCTCGCGCACCTCCCTCACGACCAGGTTCGGGGTCCCCCTgaggggagcccccgagcccgtcctgagaggggcgttgggcgcgcctccctatgcgagggcGGAAGGCGCCTCATCAGCAGGCGCGGAGCTTGAGGTGGTGCCGTCGGGAGCCCCCGAGGCATGAGAGTCGGGCAgttgtgtcacagccctagaatacctgagtgaaatagttgcatttgcactcatgcatcatggccaaaatttctgaaagttgaattgaggtttgttgaaaccctcaaaaaccagttcaaaaataatcaacatttaattctcatcaaatgagtccaaggaaatgttcctgttactctgagAAAATATTGGtaggaggtaaaattcaaaccaatatttttggagtcacggaaatatttatttttggcatttgaattaaatcataatgtatttgaattggctttatttctgttataaaagaAATACATGCCCAATAATTTTGGAAATTATTGTGGGGCTCTAGAATAATATCTCTAGTCCATACAATAATTTACAGAAGCAAATAAATTTGTTTAGTACCCCTACTAAATCAAACAAacagacagaaaatagaaaacagaaataaaaggagagagagaggttacctgtgcacctcacctgggccttacctggcagaagcggcccagcccaccacctggcgctgccagtcgtcgtccagctcccgccagtcggacgccgcgcgcgtggtcgccgcgcgccgaccacgcgccccggccacctcctacttgccGCTCCCCCTTGGTGCCTGGACGCCTCTGGGAGACGCCATgcaccccctgcacctctcccctctcccccggaACCCCCTGCCCCTTCTCTGCTCTCTTCCCGCAACGCCACCGttgccgccgctcgctgttgccgcgGCCAGAGCCACCTCCTTGCCCTCCACCCGAGTCCAGAAGCTCCGCCTTGTCTACCTCGTCCTCTCCgtcgactcacgcgacgccggacACCTCAAAGTGCCGCCCCCGACGCCTTCTTCTCCctcgggtcgccgagatcgccTCCGCTGCCCTGCTCGCcccggcccctccccgagctcaccgacTCGCTCGCCGTGTTCTACGTGAGCTTctgttcatcctcctcctctccgttctctctcttGCACTACGTAGCCGCCACGCCCCCTCGCCCGACTGCGCCGCTGCCTGCACTCGCCGCCGACACGACTCCGACGACCATTTGGtccgggcgtcgtgtccaacaCACTCGCTGCCCCGCGTAGCCGCCGTAGGGGTCACGCATGCGCCTCCACGGCCACTGCATCTGCATCACCGCGCTCACCCGAACACCGGTGCCGCCCTGAGCTCGTTTTTGGCGAGCTCCAGCCGTCCCCGCTGCCGCCACATGCCGCGCTAGATgtgggtgagctccagctccccgtagatggCCTCGGCCGCCCGTTttgtcgccggagacgcaaacccgaggctcgccgccgcgactggcctcgccggcgtcaagtcaccggcaggtttgaccccgctgaccaagtttaccctgggtgggcccagtttgacccctctgggtctatgacaaatgggacccacctgctaattaagttaggattaggactaactaaaaatcAGTTAGACTATGGCAccgacatgcgggacccactggtcaggtttgacctggaccgtcccagttgactgctgatgtcacgctgacgcaataaagcatttactggatttattcttattcagaaaattccagaaaatgtttaaaacttcaaaaattcatagaaattaatctgtagctccaaatgaaataaattatgtatgaaaaatgatcagaaaaatccaaagaatctgaatatggaattctcatgcatgtttgaacaacttatgtCCGCTGATCAGGTTAAATCAAAAAagtgacatttaaataatcacatatggagttgaatttgaatctttggttcaaaccaacttcatttaatctggttttagttgcattagctcaaatcacaacatattgccatgtcatgatcatgcatcatattgttgcattgcattgattgtgttccctctcgtttgccggtgtttgtccgctctcagtagacgtggtttcgatgaTAAGTTCGATGACattgatgaagagctatactatcttcagaagttccgggcaagcaaaacccccttgttcattctgatacagtcccactctctcactcctgccctcttttactgcattaggacaacaacgattcaactgttacatgttgcggtagttgaacccctttcctctgcatgacatgtcattgccacagtaaatagatgaaacccactagcatgagtaggagttgtttgagccttgatgtgcctactcattcatgcttgtttgtcatgcctgctattgcttagagttgtgtcaggtctgattcatcggggatgaattggaaagttgtgaacatgtccactgttgtgagctaagtggtgaacatgatttggtaaaggtggcggtgagaggccatgtaggagttatttgcagtagtagttcaggttagccactgagtcaaagctggcttgctgcagttaaactccaccaccccctttgttgctaCCAATGcgtatgtagttagttctaatgtaagtcttgttgggtacatttgtactcacgtttgcttaatttatgtttttgtagagagacttcagtctcactagtagttccgcatggacttcgacgtttagcttgttaccttagctacgatcttgtgccctcggcaggatcgggtagatagtcaggcttctcagcctttttcatttgtagatgtctgtactcagacacgttaagcttccgcatgtgctttgtctggtatgctctgtatgttggggtcatgagacccatgtttgtaatgcttggctcctcggagcctaatgaataaatactccgagtcgtagagtcttgttgtgatgccatgttgtatttacacatatcgagcatattgtgtgtatgattgaaatgcttggtatgtgtgggatccgacaatctagttgtttatccttggcagcctctcttatggggaaatgtagtctagtgcttccatgagccatagtagtcctctacagcccggttcatcggagtcctgctagaccagcactactgctcgggacacttgactggccggcatgtgtttcacttagttcctgtgtttgtccctttggggaaatgtcacgcggtgacatccggagtcctgcctagcctactacagcccgggttcccggagtcctgttagcccagtgctacagcccggattcacacgctgctgactgacatgctcgatgtgattcatgtatgcctgtccccataggttggtgccgctttgggttcacgactagccatgtcggcccgggttctctgtcatatggatgctagcgacactatcatatacgtgagccaaaaggcgcaaacggtcccgggccatggtaaggcgacacccatgggaataccgtgcgtgaggccgcaaagtgatatcaggtgttaccagctagatcgatgtgacttggaatcggggtcctggcaagttgcttcttcttcttgggggcggtcatcAGGGCGAAGACGGCTCCGTCTCCGTCGGAGCTATCGATCGCCGCAGTCTGGTAGGCGCGCTCCAGAGAACGTACTGCTTCCTTCTCGTCGCAGGCgatcgtgatgactccgccgcttccaggcatcttgaggacattgtagctatgatgggtcgccgccataaacTTGGAGAGGGCCggataccctaggatggcgttgtacgggaggttgatgttggcgacgtcgaagtcgatgagctcggtgtgataGTTGTCGCAGTcaccgaaggtgacggggaggcggacctgccccatCGGGAGGGTGGAGCCATCTGTGACTCCGTAAAATGGCTTGGTCGGGTGCAACTGATCGTAGGGTACTTGAAGAGTCCCGAAGATCTAAACGgagaggacgttgagccctgccccaccatcgatgagggtcttggtcacaCGGACGTTACTGATGGTCGAGGTGCACCTGAGCTGATCCTTGGGGTCAAAGGCGATGATCTGCTTGGCCCACCTGAGGTTGCGTGCGGCGTCAGGTctggggagcgccgcgttcacctcacgagcgaactgcttgaagatgcggtgagaAGCCAGAGCGTGGGCTCCTCCCAGGATGCACGCGACCCcgggtggctcctggaagccccccgcTTTGTCTCACTGGCGGtcgtcgtcgttccttcttggcggtggtggcagcggaggcaggcccgcgttgccctgagggcgaccctcgcgaggctggtcatgCCAAGGGGCGTCACGAGGCTGCTCCTGCCAGCAGTCTTCACGAGGCTGATCATGCCATCCTTGGCGCGAGTTCCtgccgtcccagcgtcctccgccacggCCTCCTCTGTGGCCGTAGCCACGGTTGTCGTGCTCAGGGCGCTGCTCGACGCGCCCGCCGCGCatcgccctgagctcttggcagtcgttggtgttatgGCTATGGACATCATGGAAGACGCAGTACGGACGGTTGTCTCTTGGAGGGTCGTTGTAGCCGCAGTCGCGCTTCACTTCTGGCTCCACGGCCAGCACGGCTGGGCCCTTGCACTTTgcttccttggccttggtcttcttgtcaTCGGCCTCCGCCTCAGGCAGTtccaggagggagaggcggccttcCTCTGCCCTGGCGCACTTCACCGCGAGATTGAACATCTCGAGGGCcatgcacagatcctcgtggatggcaagctcctccttcatcctgaCATCGCGAACACCGTCGGAGAATgccaagatgatggcctcgtcggagaccctggggatcttgaggcgcacggtgttgaagcgttggatgtacttctgcagggtctccccaggctgcTGCTTCACGCAGCGCAGGTCTGCGGCCGCTGGAGCTCGGTCgcgggtaccttggaagttggcgatgaagcactcAAGAAGCTCCTCCCAAGAAGAGATGGATCCTGGaggaaggttcaggagccaggagcgcgcaccgtccttgagggccacggggaaccagttcgccatgacctgcTCGGTGTTGTTTGCCGCCTCGATGctgagctcgtagagctggaggaactccgccgggtcggcggtgccgtcgtaacgcggaggtaggtctggcttgaacttgccgggccagacgagGCACCATAGCTCAGGAGCTAGGGCGCGGCATCCAGCCACGCTCATGATTGCTGGTGCCCCCTGCGCCTACGGTGCTGGATCTTGGGGTGCGGGCGCCACCACCTCCTGTGGAGCGCGGTTCTGGTGCTGCTGGGCGGGGAGCATGCGCGCTTCTGCCTGGGGGCGCGGGACCACCTGGCAGCTCTCCTCGTCGCGCGCGGGGGCCGTACGGGGCTGTTCGCACCGTGGAGCCTCGCACCTGAGCCCCTGGCCGGCGCCGCGCGGTGGAGGTGGGGGCGGAGCGCCACGGTCCTCATTCCCCGCCATGGGCGACGGAGGGCGAGAGGAATGGGTCGGTGCGGGCGCCTCCCCGGcggcgttgacgagctcggtgatgtggtggagccactcgtcgtagaggtcgtccgCCGGACGATAGCATAGGAGCTCCCGCGCCATCAGTAGCGCAGGCTACTGGTAGACCGGCCCTCGGCGGACCAGCAAGGACGACGTCGCGGCCGGTGAAGGTGACGGGGTCGCCGTGCGGCCTTCGCGCCGCACGGACAGCGGTAACGACGAGTCCTGCTGCTCGTGAACGGCTGGGTCCGTGGCCGCGTTGGTGACCGGTGAGTTGGGGCGGAGTGGTGCGCCGTTACCCGCGGGCGCCGTCTGAGCGACGTTGGTGGCGCGGCGGGCGGCGCGTGCTCGGCGAGTGTCCACCATGGCGGTGAAACGAAGTCGACGGAGAAGAGTGGAGCGAGGTCGTCGGAGAAGCGAGATTTcgacacgccccctacctggcgcgtcaaatgtcggatttcgggctccgcaaaACCCTTAATATTCGAACACAGGGGCGTGACGAAGATCTCTCCCACTACACGTCTACCTAGCGCCTCGCTCTTCTCCTGGTGGTGGGAATGGaatgcaagcaagcaaacaagtagagcacacaagagtttacccaggttcaggccaccttgcggtgtaaaaccctacgtcctgctttagtgGATCGGCCTCGCGAGGGCTCGAGTATGAACAAGTACAGTGGTTTCCTGAGCTCAGGAGGCGAGAGGGGTGAGGAAGCGGATGTTCTTGCTCCTTTTCTATGCTAAGTCCCAATGGGTTGGTCCCTCCCCTATGCTAGGAACCCTAGCTACTTATATAGACAGCCAgggtcctcttcccccgaaatgtttaggcgggaagggaatcccacaacggccattTGAGCGGGAACACAAGAACgctcctatcctgacaaaaggtggtcttcgcctgcaaagaggGCAGGCCGTGATgcggtggtgggctcggcgatgaaaTCCTTCCCGCCGTCCTTGCGGTcttcggtcttgttgcaccaaaggggaaacctttGTCTCGCCCCTCAGGAACCTGCGCCTGCGCGGTCTcctttgcaccgatatggaaactacGCCTGCcagcgcgcgctggcacccgctggcatggttcgtcatggcttgcgtcactgccTCCTCCTGAGGCAGCCCTTGCCTTGAGATCTCCGCCCTCCCGAAGCAGCCTAGCTGAGGCCACTCTTGGGAGAGGTCTTGGTTGCCCCTCTGGAGCGGCCTAGGTGAGGCCGCTCCCTAAGGAGGTCTTGGTCGTTCTCCTCGCTAgtgctgcccccctcgcgagggtcttgagcagccGATCGATCAGCTGGGCCCTACCGGGCCGTACCAGGAACGTGacgtgggccgcagacaggcaagtctgggtacccttgtTCCCAGTACGCCGACACTCGcgtaagaaaaaaaaagaaaacacgttttcttccgtttccgaggaggcactgCCGTGACTCTCGTAAAAGCACAACCGTGACTCTtgcggaagtaaaaccgtgactctcgcgaaaggaaaaaacagaaaacgcgttttttacctttccgagaggcacggccgtgactctcgcgaaaacacaaccatgcttctcgcgaaagcaaaaccgtgactctcgcgaaaaaaacggaaaacgcgtttttttcgtttccgagaggcccggccgtgactctcgcgaaagcacacccgcGCCTCTCGCGGACGCAAAACCGTAACTCTcatgaaaaaaaggaaaacacgttttttttcattttcgagaggcatggccgtgactaTCGCGAAAgtaaaatcgtgcctctcgcggaagcaaaaccgtgactctcatgaaagtaaaagaaaaaagaaaacacgttttttcgcgcaaaataaatttttctttgaaatttttttgattgaaaagctaagaaagactgtgtaaaaccaaaacgtcgaaaaacccCTCGAAAAAACCAGTTAAaaaccgaaaacgcgtgcggaaaaataaaaaaaatccggagggagcgcccagagcgcgacacatggcgaatggctgagagcacgTCAAGTGGCGCTGATCATTGTGAGGTTcctgaaggagcgctcgttaactagttgctctctcaTTTTCGTGTATTTTTCATGTGTGATCGGCCAAGCGGTGAAGAGGCTTCGTTTCTTGTGATTTGGACTCCTCACTTTTTTTGGAGCAACTAGTTAATGAACGCTCTTCGAAAGCCTCCCAATGATTACTTAGTGTGGGCTAAGAGCAAGCCACTCGGCGCACTCTTAGCCGCTGTCATGGGTCATGCTTTTAGCGCTCCCGTGCCTCTTCGAAACAGAAagaaaatgtgttttctgttttttcctttcgtgagagacacacccgtgcctctcgaaaatagaaaaaaatgtttctttttcttctgtgagaggcacggttttacttTCACTATGTCTCTCAGAAATGAAAAAAacttgttttctatttattttttctttcattagaggcacggttttgctttcgtaaGAGACACGGGCGTGCCTATTGGAAACGGCTTTCGAAAAGGGGGAAAAACATATTCTCTATTCGGGTTTTTGTCTGGGTTTTTTCGTGAACGAAAACgttcgtcaaaatctatcaacacGGGATCTAGTTTGAAGATCTCAACGCGAGAAATCCAACCGTGAAAACGgcttgagatttggacgcacggtttaagagataaaatattttgaataaataaatctacGAAAAAAAGATGAAAGTGATCTTTTTAAAAGATACTCCTCAATTAATGATTTCGCCTTTTTTTCTATCTTTTACATCCTTCTTTTTCATTCATTTCGTGTAGCCACcggcttctttcttcttcttttttagggGGGCCACTggatcttttttttttttttgagacaacacTGGCTCCTTTCTAACCGTTACGAAGCGGAAGAGGCTAGGCCTCGAAACTGGGCCTAATGTTAGCCCGCGCTCCTTGGGCTAAACCCTAACGCAGAGCGTCCTCCCGTCCAACCCGACgccggcctccgcctcctcctccgccctcgCCTACTTCCTAGCCGCGCCGCTTACTGGTCTGGTCTGGGTTGACCCGGAGTGAGGCGGGATGGCGCTGAGGGGCGTCTGGCAGCTGCAGAAGCTCGTGGTGAACTTCTGCGATTGGGGAGGGAGCAGCAAGGGGATCAGGTACTGTTCATCGTGCCGATTTGATTCTGCCTTAAGTTTTGTTCCTGGAGATCCGACTTATTCGTTGCGTCGACTGAGCTGGAGTGCTCTTTTCATTCTTAATTGTGCATGGAGCAATGTGGAATTGTCTTCTCTGAAGGTGAGCGTCGCGTGTGATTATGTGTCGGTTTGACGAAAAAGGAAGAGCTATTCGGATGACCCCATTGAATAGGAGTAGTTCATCTGTCTAGAGGACACtttgatattattgaaaatgggAATAACTATTTGGAAGAATGGCCCATTAGACTAGGCAGTTCAGTCACAGTTGAGCCGATTATATGTAGTTTGCTTGTTGGGTTGGGATCAAGCCCTGCTTTTGTGATCCTTGAACCTAATTTTATTCACATGGTATCTTTCCTTTCTTACGGATGAGTGGGCTGTTGTTTAAGCATAAACTGTATGATTTTGGAGCTTGATTGTGCTTGACTCCATACTTTAGTCATTCGAATTTAGTGTCTGATAACAATTAGGTGCTTCAATTTGCTTGCTCCTTTACGACTAGAGCTCCTTGGAATTGCAGGGCTTTTATGGAGTCGCATCTTCCAGCTCTGAAGGAAAAGAATCCCCAGTTAGAGGTGGTGACACAGCTTGTCCGTGGTCAGCATCCCAACTTGAAGGGCATTTACAGTAAGAACCTCCTTTCCTTTTGACCATTTTAGTGTTACCAGGGGTTATATGGTAACTGTATTACTTATAATGATTTTACTTTCTGGCAGTGAGGGGGATCTTTGTGTTGGTACTTACCAAATGCATATAATTAGTTGATTTTCATGAATCTGCTGCAGTCAAGCACTGTAGTTTACAGTTCCTGTATTTAGTTGAGAATTGCAGCACCGTGTCATTTGTCACTCGTCTTCCATGTGCTTAAGTACTTGTGATGAATTGGACATGCTCAACAGGTGAAGTCGCTTGGTTTACGCATTTTTGCCACCCATGTCTTCCATGTGCTTAAATACGTGTGATGAATCTTGACACACTCAAGAGCTCAAAGGTGAACCCACATGGTTCAAGAATGATATGGTATTATGGTTAACTGTGTGCCTTTTGAGTGAATAAATCTTCTTAAGGAAACGTTGACATGTTTTGTTTCAGTGGTGCACTTGTTCTAGGACAAGTGCAGATTTTGTGGGGGAGCAGGCTCATTTAACATGTTCTGTGGGATACATTTCACAAATTTAAGTACTTTCTCTCTCTCCTAGTGtttagcccaagaataattccatTTCATTGCACTAACGAAACCAACCTTATAGTATGTGATGATTGCAGGAGGAGGTTACTCCTCAAACCAAACATCCATCCAGAATCTGCTTTTCTTTTGGTGTATGTTTGTTATTAGGAGATTTTCATATATGCCACCCAAAAGATTGGCATGACTGGGAGTACCACTCCCTGTCTCATTGACAGGACCCACTCACATGTCATCGCGACACAGATTCATATCAATACGCCACCCTTGTTATTTTTCATGAACGCGTGGCTGTAGTTGCTTATGTTCTaagttactccctccttccatctatatagggtctaatgcgttttttaagaccgtctttgactattggcaaggttaatagtacatgacatgcataatgtgaaaattatatcattgaaatctcctttcacatacgaatatgacggtatgctttgtgtaagttgcatgtcatatattattgttcAAATATTtgatcaaagttagcctcgaaaaacgcattaggccctatatagatagaAGGAGGGAGTATCATTTTTAAGCAATGTCATTCTTGTGCAGAAAACCATAACGAGAGAGTTGTTTGCGTCAGAAACTTGGCACCTGAGGACATAATGTTGCAAGCTAGTAGGCTAAGGTGTTCTCTGGGCAGGAAAGTCGTGAAGCTGAGAACCAGACACGTGACGAAAAGGCCAAGCGTCCAGGGAACATGGACGACGGAGCTGAAGATGTGAGTCAAAGTTCCTGATGGCACACACTCGCAAGAACCGTGTCAGATCTATAGCAAGAACTCTGTGCTGCTATTAAACCTATGTTTCGTCAgtagtttcagtttcagtttcagtcTGCCCTCCTTTTGTTTGAGCCGCAGGCTGATAATAACATGTAAACTTGGGAGTTCTTTTTGTTAGTGTCGCCTGTCTAGCAGATATTTGGATGGCAGATGCCTGATCTTTGGACCATTGCTTTCGTTGAAGCTGTCAGCGCAGAATATGTTCTAAAGGAAGGAGGAATGTCTGCATGTTATGACAGGACAAGTTATAAATCTAAAACCGTCATGAACTGTATACGTTGTTCATATCTTGCTGTCCATCTAGTGCATCAGGTGAGTAACTAGAGTACCCGTAAGGGGCACTCATCGATCGGCTTCTATAAGTGTCTGAAACTGAAGGCACCCGTTATTCAGTTGGTGCTATGCCATGAACCATTTCAGATtcatttttcaaaaagaaaaagaattttTTAGGTCTATATATATACTCCGTATATATCAATCAAGAATGTTGTGCTGATACCATTTTCAGCATCGACAGCTAACTTGTACTAGCTCCGATGAGAACGTGTAAAAGCCTTTGGGTCGACCTTGAAGATGCAACATTTGGAATTTCACTCATACTCGGCTTCTTCGGCCTACCTTTTGCCCAACTTGCGAACGCAAATGACTGGACTTTGAAAAAGGGCAGCActgggcgccggtgcgccggccgaaagtttcggtTGGTCTGCCCCCAGCTGCATGGGACCGTCAGATCACAGCTCCTCTTCTACCTTTCTCTTGCCTTATCCTCGCCTCCAGCACACATAGAGAGGAGCGAGCCAGTCAGGGCCGTCATGGATGCGCGACCACGAAGCACCGCTGCGCTGTCGCAACCGCACGCCTCGCAGTCGCCGTCGCCACTCGCCAGTTGGAACACTGGTGCCCCATGGCCCGCCCCCTCTTATGCAGCAAAAAAATGGACCCAGCAAAAAGGAAAAATCAAACCCCACTGGTCCCGACCACCCCCAATGCCGATgacctcgttggctagccgccgctaGCCATACTCGTTCCTGGAAAGCCGCAGTTCCATAAGCCCACCCATGGTTGCAGCAAAAAACCCACGCCAGTGGAAGCTTTCATGCTTGCCTGTTTGTAGCAAATCTGAGTGCCGATTGTAGCTTTCCTGCTGCCGGTTGAAGCAAAAAATGCAGCTCCACCGGACCGCCATTGCAGCTCCGCTAGACTACGGGTTCCAGCTCTTGTGGCCATGGTTGCAGCTCCCCTTGTCTAGCTGTAGCACCCCATGCCGGCGGTTGTGTCATCTGCCGTCACCGATGCAACAAAAATGATCGCCGGTAGTAGAAAAACCAACAACAGTTGTAACAAATTAATCATCGTCCGTCGTCTTGCCATGACTGTTTGTAGCAACAAGAGATGCAGGTTGTAGCACCGATGCTCGTCAGTTGTAGCAAAAAATTCCCAT is from Triticum aestivum cultivar Chinese Spring chromosome 3A, IWGSC CS RefSeq v2.1, whole genome shotgun sequence and encodes:
- the LOC123060770 gene encoding 54S ribosomal protein L51, mitochondrial, yielding MALRGVWQLQKLVVNFCDWGGSSKGIRAFMESHLPALKEKNPQLEVVTQLVRGQHPNLKGIYKNHNERVVCVRNLAPEDIMLQASRLRCSLGRKVVKLRTRHVTKRPSVQGTWTTELKM